In the genome of Cystobacter ferrugineus, one region contains:
- a CDS encoding response regulator, translating to MERRVLIVESQNDFALSMATVLKSAGYQTAMAATAADAQREMEKRRPDLIVVRAELPDQSGFSLCGQIKKGKWGQNMRVLLLSSDTGADGLQQHGQTPGAADGYLSIPFEMGELASMSVDIMPPGESEQDAAAREGAPATPPPLKGGPTPAGAPPRLPKRERRSAITEEDRTFLERAFQSIADRKAELLAESRQLRRPPPRRDLMGTPEGKVQLLRDELKVREAQIARLSEVWNVRERELLSVEDRLHEKDVELQALKMQVDDLLRRFNEAQQGMLQKEREHGATVDDLLLQKFSAEKDLIEVVASKEKDINVLRRSVTNLEDELSRRGGELSNLRDEYEKLEKHLNIVTLEFEVKEQGLTTTVQAHEAELGRRQQRIEEVEGELARTISERDQRYSELTGEIQALQERLAQTEQERDTTVRNLEARALAAEDHGAQADAEIQRISAERAALEAQLNEQIAGLTADLARTNAERDQLQLDKDAQEQLLNQRLEERDAKVATLETELQETIARNENHEAELNANIQQQMERIGELEGEVEAAKAHLADREHELTAELEALTAAKAAMEADYAGQVQALQETVADRDANIATLRGELDATSQTLTETQSTLTDTQDKLAQAEETLLTTRGELDATSQTLTETQSTLTDTQDKLAQAEETLLTTRGELDATTQALTSTQSTLTDTQDKLAQAEETLLTTRGELDATTQALTETQNTLATTQDTLAQTEESLSATRGELDATTQAFTETQGLLEQTRDELAQTVQARTEREAELIAAHKEIARVNGILQETEALKTAMEEELSEQLGLVRTELAETQGTLSATREALAGEQAAHVQTQQQASSTQADLEAQLAQARDQGQDLEEQLFLVKQELGSRVSEVTQLGSQLAQIEEERNNLQDRLDTLTAESQRRIDILEQDSERKNQELSDTLQKLSGLTQERERLRGEVAARNEQLKQQEERRQHEAEHARRAQEELSRQLAGLNSELEALRKQLAARDEQLRAAAAAQSKLQSEREGLAANLSAAHAQAQAIQQTQAQERAEARRAQEELNAKLSRAEARAVQLGQEAQARAAEAEERIKEAQAQLAARAKKVQEMELAVENATGAKARAEKELNARLAAAETKATDAATKLATALKERKELEARQQKELEDLATRQKAELERREALKAQEIARLQQSVQEKSKALKVAELELARFKTKGAAAPNTVKPAATRPPVEDDDSLLATQQAVPTIAPAAPRAAPAARPGAKPASGATAKRPAPAPAPAASLAEDEAAPDRTMIMPVPGAAPAEDEADWTSLVDELDK from the coding sequence ATGGAGCGTCGCGTCCTCATTGTTGAAAGCCAGAATGACTTCGCCCTGAGCATGGCCACCGTGCTCAAGAGCGCGGGTTATCAAACGGCCATGGCGGCCACCGCCGCCGATGCTCAGCGGGAGATGGAGAAGCGGCGTCCGGATCTCATCGTGGTCCGCGCCGAGCTGCCGGACCAGTCGGGCTTTTCCCTCTGTGGGCAGATCAAGAAGGGCAAGTGGGGGCAGAACATGCGGGTGCTCCTGCTGTCCTCGGACACGGGGGCGGACGGGCTGCAGCAGCACGGCCAGACGCCGGGCGCCGCGGACGGCTACCTCTCCATCCCCTTCGAGATGGGAGAGCTCGCGTCGATGAGCGTGGACATCATGCCGCCGGGCGAGTCCGAGCAGGATGCCGCGGCGCGTGAGGGCGCGCCCGCCACGCCGCCGCCGCTCAAGGGAGGCCCCACCCCCGCGGGTGCTCCGCCCCGGCTGCCCAAGCGCGAGCGCCGCAGCGCCATCACCGAGGAGGATCGCACCTTCCTCGAGCGCGCCTTCCAGTCCATCGCGGACCGCAAGGCCGAGCTGCTCGCCGAGTCGCGTCAGCTCCGGCGCCCGCCGCCGCGGCGCGACCTGATGGGCACGCCCGAGGGCAAGGTGCAGCTCCTGCGCGATGAGTTGAAGGTGCGCGAGGCGCAGATCGCCCGGCTGTCCGAGGTGTGGAACGTGCGCGAGCGCGAGCTGCTCTCGGTCGAGGACCGCCTCCACGAGAAGGACGTGGAGCTGCAGGCCCTGAAGATGCAGGTGGATGACCTGCTGCGCCGCTTCAACGAGGCCCAGCAGGGCATGCTCCAGAAGGAGCGCGAGCACGGCGCGACCGTGGACGACCTGCTCCTGCAGAAGTTCTCCGCGGAGAAGGATCTCATCGAGGTCGTCGCCTCCAAGGAGAAGGACATCAACGTCCTGCGCCGCTCGGTGACCAACCTCGAGGACGAGCTGTCGCGTCGCGGGGGCGAGCTGAGCAATCTGCGCGACGAGTACGAGAAGCTCGAGAAGCACCTGAACATCGTCACCCTCGAGTTCGAGGTGAAGGAGCAGGGGCTCACCACGACGGTGCAGGCGCACGAGGCCGAGCTCGGCCGCCGCCAGCAGCGCATCGAGGAAGTGGAAGGCGAGCTGGCGCGCACCATCAGCGAGCGCGATCAGCGCTACTCCGAGCTCACCGGGGAGATCCAGGCGCTGCAGGAGCGGCTGGCCCAGACCGAGCAGGAGCGCGACACGACCGTGCGCAACCTGGAGGCGCGCGCCCTCGCGGCCGAGGATCACGGCGCCCAGGCGGACGCGGAAATCCAGCGCATCTCCGCCGAGCGCGCCGCGCTCGAGGCCCAGCTCAACGAGCAGATCGCCGGCCTCACCGCGGACCTGGCGCGCACCAACGCCGAGCGCGATCAGCTCCAGCTCGACAAGGACGCCCAGGAGCAGCTCCTCAACCAGCGCCTGGAGGAGCGCGACGCGAAGGTCGCCACGCTCGAGACCGAGCTGCAGGAGACGATCGCCCGCAACGAGAACCACGAGGCGGAGCTCAACGCCAACATCCAGCAGCAGATGGAGCGCATCGGCGAGCTGGAAGGCGAGGTCGAGGCCGCCAAGGCGCACCTGGCCGATCGCGAGCACGAGCTGACGGCGGAGCTGGAGGCGCTCACCGCCGCCAAGGCCGCCATGGAGGCGGACTACGCCGGCCAGGTGCAGGCGCTCCAGGAGACCGTCGCCGATCGCGACGCGAACATCGCCACCCTGCGCGGCGAGCTGGACGCCACCTCTCAGACGCTCACCGAGACCCAGTCCACCCTCACCGACACCCAGGACAAGCTGGCCCAGGCCGAGGAGACGCTCCTCACCACGCGCGGCGAGCTGGACGCCACCTCTCAGACGCTCACCGAGACCCAGTCCACCCTCACCGACACCCAGGACAAGCTGGCCCAGGCCGAGGAGACGCTCCTCACCACGCGCGGCGAGCTGGACGCCACCACCCAGGCCCTCACCAGCACCCAGTCCACCCTCACCGACACCCAGGACAAGCTGGCCCAGGCCGAGGAGACGCTCCTCACCACGCGCGGCGAGCTGGACGCCACCACCCAGGCGCTGACGGAGACCCAGAACACCCTCGCCACCACCCAGGACACCCTGGCCCAGACCGAGGAGTCGCTCTCCGCCACGCGCGGCGAGCTGGACGCCACCACCCAGGCCTTCACCGAGACCCAGGGCCTGCTGGAGCAGACCCGCGACGAGCTCGCCCAGACCGTGCAGGCGCGCACCGAGCGCGAGGCCGAGCTGATCGCCGCGCACAAGGAGATCGCCCGCGTCAACGGAATCCTCCAGGAGACCGAGGCCCTCAAGACGGCCATGGAGGAGGAGCTGTCCGAGCAGCTCGGCCTCGTGCGCACCGAGCTGGCCGAGACCCAGGGCACCCTCTCCGCCACGCGCGAGGCGCTCGCGGGTGAACAGGCCGCCCACGTGCAGACCCAGCAGCAGGCGTCCAGCACCCAGGCCGACCTGGAGGCCCAGCTCGCCCAGGCGCGCGATCAGGGCCAGGATCTCGAGGAGCAGCTCTTCCTCGTCAAGCAGGAGCTGGGCAGCCGCGTCTCCGAGGTCACCCAGCTCGGCTCGCAGCTCGCGCAGATCGAGGAGGAGCGCAACAACCTCCAGGATCGTCTCGACACGCTCACCGCCGAGTCCCAGCGCCGCATCGACATCCTGGAGCAGGACTCCGAGCGCAAGAACCAGGAGCTGTCCGACACCCTCCAGAAGCTCAGCGGTCTGACGCAGGAGCGCGAGCGTCTGCGCGGCGAGGTGGCCGCGCGCAACGAGCAGCTCAAGCAGCAGGAGGAGCGCCGTCAGCACGAGGCGGAGCACGCGCGCCGCGCCCAGGAGGAGCTGTCCCGTCAGCTCGCCGGCCTCAACTCGGAACTGGAGGCCCTGCGCAAGCAGCTCGCCGCCCGTGACGAGCAGCTACGCGCCGCGGCCGCCGCCCAGTCCAAGCTCCAGTCCGAGCGCGAGGGCCTCGCGGCCAACCTCTCCGCGGCTCACGCCCAGGCCCAGGCCATCCAGCAGACCCAGGCCCAGGAGCGCGCCGAGGCCAGGCGCGCCCAGGAGGAGCTGAACGCGAAGCTGTCTCGCGCCGAGGCCCGCGCGGTCCAGCTCGGCCAGGAAGCCCAGGCCCGCGCCGCCGAGGCCGAGGAGCGGATCAAGGAGGCCCAGGCCCAGCTCGCCGCTCGCGCCAAGAAGGTCCAGGAGATGGAGCTCGCGGTGGAGAACGCCACGGGTGCCAAGGCGCGCGCGGAGAAGGAACTCAACGCCAGGCTGGCCGCCGCCGAGACCAAGGCCACCGACGCCGCGACCAAGCTCGCCACCGCCCTCAAGGAGCGCAAGGAGCTGGAGGCCAGGCAGCAGAAGGAGCTCGAGGATCTCGCCACCCGTCAGAAGGCGGAGCTGGAGCGCCGCGAGGCCCTCAAGGCCCAGGAGATCGCGCGCCTGCAGCAGTCCGTGCAGGAGAAGAGCAAGGCCCTCAAGGTCGCCGAGCTGGAGCTGGCCCGCTTCAAGACGAAGGGCGCCGCCGCCCCCAACACGGTGAAGCCGGCCGCCACCAGGCCCCCGGTGGAGGACGATGATTCCCTGCTGGCCACCCAGCAGGCCGTTCCCACCATCGCCCCCGCGGCGCCCCGGGCCGCTCCCGCTGCTCGTCCCGGCGCCAAGCCCGCCTCGGGTGCCACCGCGAAACGTCCCGCTCCGGCTCCAGCTCCGGCTGCCTCGCTCGCCGAGGACGAGGCCGCTCCCGATCGCACCATGATCATGCCGGTGCCCGGCGCCGCTCCCGCCGAGGACGAGGCCGACTGGACGTCGCTCGTGGACGAGCTGGACAAGTAA
- a CDS encoding AAA family ATPase, translating to MTLPFPPTDTHTLRGVEDAATRLEQVGYLASPEIATASFLADRLAKPILVEGPAGVGKTELARALAQALGREFIRLQCYEGLDETKALYEWEYAKQLLYTQLLKDKIGELVQGAGTLGEAAERLAASDAVFFSERFLLPRPVLQALRSERPALLLVDEIDKADPEFEAFLLEVLSDNAVTIPELGTLSARHVPRVVLTSNNARELSDALKRRCLHLHIGFPDRERELRIIRQRLPEVSQTLAAQVVEAVAALRELDLKKSPSISETLDWARGLALLNAEALSAEWVAATLNLVLKHEADLEKAREQLARIAQA from the coding sequence GTGACCCTCCCCTTTCCTCCGACCGACACCCACACGCTGCGCGGCGTGGAAGACGCGGCGACGCGGCTCGAGCAGGTGGGCTACCTGGCCTCACCGGAGATCGCCACGGCGAGCTTCCTGGCGGACAGGCTGGCCAAACCCATCCTGGTGGAGGGCCCGGCGGGGGTGGGCAAGACGGAGCTGGCGCGGGCGCTCGCCCAGGCCCTGGGTCGCGAGTTCATCCGCCTGCAGTGCTACGAGGGGCTGGACGAGACCAAGGCGCTCTACGAGTGGGAGTACGCCAAGCAACTGCTCTACACCCAGTTGCTCAAGGACAAGATTGGCGAGCTGGTCCAGGGCGCGGGCACGCTGGGCGAGGCGGCCGAGCGGCTGGCGGCGAGCGACGCGGTGTTCTTCTCCGAGCGCTTCCTGCTGCCGCGGCCCGTGCTCCAGGCGCTGCGCTCGGAGCGGCCGGCGCTGCTGCTGGTGGACGAGATCGACAAGGCGGATCCGGAGTTCGAGGCCTTCCTGCTGGAGGTGCTGTCGGACAACGCGGTGACGATTCCCGAGCTGGGCACGCTCTCGGCGCGCCACGTGCCGCGGGTGGTGCTCACGTCGAACAACGCGCGGGAGCTGTCGGACGCGCTCAAGCGGCGCTGCCTGCACCTGCACATCGGCTTTCCGGACCGCGAGCGCGAGCTGCGCATCATCCGCCAGCGCCTGCCCGAGGTGTCCCAGACGCTCGCCGCCCAGGTGGTGGAGGCGGTGGCGGCGCTGCGCGAGCTGGACCTGAAGAAGTCGCCCTCCATCAGCGAGACCCTCGACTGGGCGCGGGGCCTCGCCCTGCTCAACGCGGAGGCGCTGTCGGCGGAATGGGTGGCGGCGACGTTGAACCTGGTGCTCAAGCACGAGGCGGACCTCGAGAAGGCCCGGGAGCAGCTCGCGCGCATCGCCCAGGCCTGA
- a CDS encoding branched-chain amino acid transaminase, whose translation MSSTSSSVLRSDQIWLDGKMVKWDEGQVHVMTHALHYGLGCFEGIRAYRTHDGRLAIFRLQEHIDRLFDSAHICMMKMPFTREQVAEACVELLRAQKEQFANGAYLRPIVFMGDGAMGLGAINPTRVSITAWDWGAYLGDKGIREGIRAKVSSFTRMHVNVNMVRGKITGQYVNSILAKREAVLGGYDEAILLDISGFVAEASGENLFLVNKKGAIKTPPLSSPILDGITRDSVLKILRDSGREVEEVTVTRDALYICNEVFFTGTAAEITPVREVDDRTVGTGKPGPITQYVQETYFRAVRGLEPRYSEWLTYI comes from the coding sequence ATGAGTTCCACTTCCTCCAGTGTGCTGCGCTCCGACCAGATCTGGCTCGACGGCAAGATGGTCAAATGGGACGAGGGCCAGGTGCACGTCATGACCCACGCCCTGCACTACGGGCTGGGGTGCTTCGAGGGCATCCGCGCCTACCGCACGCATGACGGCCGGCTGGCCATCTTCCGCCTGCAGGAGCACATCGATCGGCTGTTCGACTCGGCGCACATCTGCATGATGAAGATGCCCTTCACGCGCGAGCAGGTCGCCGAGGCGTGCGTGGAGCTGTTGCGCGCGCAGAAGGAGCAGTTCGCCAATGGCGCCTACCTGCGCCCCATCGTGTTCATGGGCGATGGCGCCATGGGCCTGGGCGCCATCAACCCCACGCGCGTGTCCATCACCGCCTGGGACTGGGGCGCGTACCTCGGCGACAAGGGCATCCGCGAGGGCATCCGAGCCAAGGTGAGCTCCTTCACCCGCATGCACGTCAACGTGAACATGGTGCGCGGGAAGATCACCGGCCAGTACGTCAACTCCATCCTCGCCAAGCGCGAGGCGGTGCTCGGCGGCTACGACGAGGCCATCCTCCTGGACATCAGCGGCTTCGTCGCCGAGGCCTCCGGCGAGAACCTCTTCCTCGTCAACAAGAAGGGCGCCATCAAGACGCCCCCCCTCTCCTCCCCCATCCTCGACGGCATCACCCGCGACTCGGTGCTGAAGATCCTGCGCGACTCGGGCCGCGAGGTGGAGGAGGTCACCGTCACCCGCGACGCCCTCTACATCTGCAACGAGGTCTTCTTCACCGGCACCGCCGCGGAGATCACCCCCGTGCGCGAGGTGGACGACCGCACCGTGGGCACCGGCAAGCCCGGCCCCATCACCCAGTACGTCCAGGAGACGTACTTCCGCGCCGTCCGGGGGCTCGAGCCGCGCTACTCCGAGTGGCTCACCTACATTTGA
- a CDS encoding AAA family ATPase → MRPEYAAPPNPFNLENPAILDIAPPEPKSLEETGLKMGLLSDIALRYLYYQGTATGMDIAQELRLPWPDVIERVVDFLTTEKLVDLRGGKGFGRASVDFVLSERGREYARGAIERSTYVGPAPVPIEQYNALITAQTEESPVISREDLVMGLSHLTVSADLMDKLGPAVNSGRSLFLYGPPGNGKTSLAEAISRMFGGEVFIPHCLEIDNQIIKVFDALNHTPVHLESERDAAGRRQTFEMDHRWQLCRRPAVVVGGELTLETLDLIYSPTARFYEAPFQVKANGGMLLIDDFGRQKVHPTDLLNRWIVPLEKRVDFLTLHTGKKFEIPFDQLLVFSTNLDPKELVDDAFLRRIKYKIEVGNPDEEVYREIFAQVCQAAGIPYVDQAVTYLFDHYYRPRNLPMRACHPRDLVQLIRDAARYRQIPPALSKDLLDQACEVFLVSL, encoded by the coding sequence ATGCGTCCCGAGTACGCCGCCCCACCCAATCCCTTCAACCTCGAAAACCCCGCCATCCTCGACATCGCTCCGCCCGAGCCGAAGTCGCTGGAGGAGACGGGGTTGAAGATGGGTCTGCTGTCGGACATCGCCCTGCGCTACCTGTACTACCAGGGAACGGCCACGGGCATGGACATCGCCCAGGAGCTGCGCCTGCCCTGGCCCGACGTCATCGAGCGCGTGGTGGACTTCCTCACCACCGAGAAGCTGGTGGACCTGCGGGGCGGCAAGGGCTTTGGCCGTGCCTCGGTGGACTTCGTGCTCAGCGAGCGGGGCCGGGAGTACGCGCGCGGCGCCATCGAGCGCAGCACCTACGTGGGCCCCGCCCCCGTTCCCATCGAGCAGTACAACGCCCTCATCACCGCGCAGACCGAGGAGAGCCCCGTCATCAGCCGAGAGGATCTGGTGATGGGCCTGTCGCACCTCACCGTGTCCGCGGACCTGATGGACAAGCTGGGCCCCGCGGTGAACTCCGGCCGCTCGCTCTTCCTCTACGGCCCTCCGGGCAATGGCAAGACGAGCCTCGCGGAGGCCATCAGCCGCATGTTCGGCGGCGAGGTCTTCATCCCCCACTGCCTGGAGATCGACAATCAGATCATCAAGGTCTTCGACGCCCTCAACCACACCCCCGTCCACCTCGAGTCCGAGCGCGACGCGGCCGGGCGGCGGCAGACCTTCGAGATGGATCACCGCTGGCAGTTGTGCCGGCGCCCGGCGGTGGTGGTGGGCGGCGAGCTGACGCTCGAGACGTTGGATCTCATCTACTCGCCCACCGCGCGCTTCTACGAGGCGCCCTTCCAGGTGAAGGCCAACGGCGGGATGCTCCTCATCGACGACTTCGGCCGCCAGAAGGTCCACCCCACGGACCTGCTCAACCGGTGGATCGTCCCCCTGGAGAAGCGGGTGGACTTCCTCACCCTGCACACGGGCAAGAAGTTCGAGATCCCCTTCGATCAGCTCCTCGTCTTCTCCACCAACCTGGACCCCAAGGAGCTGGTGGACGACGCCTTCCTGCGGCGCATCAAGTACAAGATCGAGGTCGGCAACCCCGACGAGGAGGTCTACCGGGAGATCTTCGCCCAGGTGTGCCAGGCCGCCGGCATTCCCTACGTGGACCAGGCGGTCACCTATCTGTTCGACCACTACTACCGGCCGCGCAACCTGCCGATGCGCGCCTGCCACCCGAGAGACCTGGTGCAGCTCATCCGGGATGCCGCCCGCTACCGGCAGATTCCCCCAGCCCTCTCCAAGGACTTGTTGGACCAGGCGTGTGAAGTCTTCCTCGTCAGCCTGTAG
- a CDS encoding Fic family protein, with protein MKERYQEIDEKNEALRDYLGIYKEKGREFLERFEMSWIYHDAALEGTVYTQQELVSALFPERATMDPAMIPVVLEVRNHKAACDYLREEASATGKKQAQITLTTIKRIHDLLCGNTPEALATRATIERRDRTEKELAKERERSGYRKDMPLHRTYFHEIAQPAKIQPGLEKLVDYTGSAEFREFHPIKQAAVVQHRFMQVFPFTENSGKVGRMLTNLVLLRHGYMPAIIHSIDRQRYYESLRGAEGLFRSLLMDAIENSLDNGIKYFKDMARRYKAIN; from the coding sequence GTGAAGGAACGCTACCAAGAGATTGACGAGAAGAACGAAGCGCTGCGCGACTACCTTGGCATCTACAAGGAAAAGGGTCGCGAGTTCCTGGAGCGCTTCGAGATGTCGTGGATCTACCATGACGCGGCGCTCGAGGGGACGGTGTACACCCAGCAGGAACTGGTCTCGGCGCTCTTCCCCGAGCGCGCCACCATGGATCCCGCGATGATCCCGGTGGTGCTCGAGGTGCGCAACCACAAGGCCGCGTGCGACTACCTGCGCGAGGAGGCGTCCGCCACGGGCAAGAAGCAGGCGCAGATCACCCTCACCACCATCAAGCGCATCCACGATCTGCTCTGCGGCAACACGCCCGAGGCCCTGGCGACGCGCGCCACCATCGAGCGCCGGGATCGCACCGAGAAGGAGCTGGCCAAGGAGCGCGAGCGCAGCGGCTACCGCAAGGACATGCCCCTGCACCGCACGTACTTCCACGAGATCGCCCAGCCGGCGAAGATCCAGCCCGGGCTGGAGAAGCTCGTGGACTACACGGGCAGCGCCGAGTTCCGTGAGTTCCACCCCATCAAGCAGGCGGCGGTGGTGCAGCACCGCTTCATGCAGGTGTTCCCCTTCACGGAGAACAGCGGCAAGGTGGGGCGGATGCTCACCAACCTCGTGCTGCTGCGCCACGGCTACATGCCGGCGATCATCCACTCCATCGATCGTCAGCGGTACTACGAGTCCCTGCGCGGCGCGGAAGGCCTGTTCCGCTCGCTGCTGATGGATGCCATCGAGAACTCCCTCGACAACGGCATCAAGTATTTCAAGGACATGGCCCGGCGCTACAAGGCGATCAACTAG
- a CDS encoding DHH family phosphoesterase, with protein MPATPTANGRKMSGGGETEPPPPRLATLPARAKLERMIQVARGHKKALVLTHDNPDPDSLASAVALAQLLRERADVAEARVAYSGLIGRAENIALVKVLRLPVVPIAQVDLDEYDLLGLVDTQPPTGNHAVPPRLRHEVDIIIDHHPLRDESLQAPFADVGGDYGSTSTMLVEYLRAARLEPSTEVATALFYGLKADTRDLGRETTQTDIDTYLWLFPRADKQLLGQIEHPELPARYFQMYHTAYERAKVYGDTAIVTDLEEVYSPDMVAEVAERLMFLEGMKWSLAYATFRNQLFLSLRVKDRRMNAGRLIREICGDYGGSAGGHGSMAGARIPLSGRANQRKAIKRELVRRFLESFGVADERPVALLSAPSP; from the coding sequence ATGCCCGCGACCCCCACAGCCAATGGCCGGAAGATGTCCGGAGGTGGAGAAACCGAGCCTCCGCCACCGCGTCTGGCGACCCTCCCCGCTCGAGCGAAGCTGGAGCGGATGATTCAAGTGGCCCGAGGGCACAAGAAAGCCCTCGTGCTCACCCACGACAACCCGGATCCCGACTCGCTCGCTTCCGCGGTGGCCCTGGCCCAACTGCTGCGCGAACGGGCGGATGTGGCCGAGGCGCGCGTGGCCTACAGCGGACTCATCGGCCGCGCGGAGAACATCGCGCTGGTGAAGGTGCTGCGCCTGCCCGTCGTGCCCATCGCCCAGGTGGACCTGGACGAGTACGACCTGTTGGGGCTGGTGGACACGCAGCCGCCCACGGGCAACCACGCGGTGCCGCCCCGGCTGCGCCACGAGGTGGACATCATCATCGACCACCACCCCCTGCGCGACGAGAGCCTGCAGGCGCCCTTCGCGGACGTGGGCGGGGACTACGGCTCCACCTCGACGATGCTGGTGGAGTACCTGCGCGCCGCGCGCCTGGAGCCCTCCACGGAGGTGGCCACCGCGCTCTTCTACGGCCTGAAGGCGGACACGCGCGACCTGGGGCGCGAGACGACCCAGACGGACATCGACACGTACCTGTGGTTGTTCCCCCGGGCGGACAAGCAGCTGCTCGGGCAGATCGAACACCCGGAGCTGCCCGCGCGCTACTTCCAGATGTACCACACGGCCTACGAGCGGGCGAAGGTGTACGGGGACACGGCGATCGTCACGGACCTCGAGGAGGTCTATTCGCCGGACATGGTGGCCGAGGTGGCCGAGCGCCTGATGTTCCTCGAGGGGATGAAGTGGTCGCTGGCGTACGCCACGTTCCGCAACCAGCTCTTCCTGTCGCTGCGAGTGAAGGACCGGCGGATGAACGCGGGCCGGCTCATCCGGGAGATCTGCGGGGACTACGGCGGCTCGGCCGGAGGCCACGGCAGCATGGCGGGCGCGCGCATTCCGTTGTCGGGCCGCGCCAACCAGCGCAAGGCCATCAAGCGCGAGCTGGTGCGCCGCTTCCTCGAGTCCTTTGGGGTCGCGGACGAGCGGCCGGTGGCGCTCCTGTCGGCGCCCTCGCCGTGA
- a CDS encoding cysteine desulfurase family protein — MIYWDYNAAAPVRPEVATLLARAFTEGGFGNASSVHRVGREARGRLDAARARVARVLGCEPKEVCFTGSGSEADALALKGVWLGRKEPRRRRVVSSAIEHPSALAALHHLETLGAEVVRLPPDHTGQVPREALLEALTPDTLLCSLMWANNETGVVQPVADVSRACRQRGILFHTDAVQAAGKLPLRLGEVDADLLSLSAHKFGGPAGAGVLVVRKGVDVQALTPGHQEAGRRGGTQNVPYAEAFALALELAHQEQPAFAERVGALRDTFEHEVRARLADVTVNGEAAPRVPNTSSLTLEGADGEALLIALDLDGICASSGAACASGTLTPSHVLRAMGLTPARTHSTLRFSLGPTTTREEVDRVVEALVRHVPRARELNTP, encoded by the coding sequence GTGATCTACTGGGACTACAACGCGGCGGCGCCGGTACGGCCCGAGGTGGCCACGCTGCTCGCGCGGGCCTTCACCGAGGGGGGCTTCGGCAATGCCTCCAGCGTGCACCGGGTGGGCCGCGAGGCGAGGGGCCGGCTGGACGCGGCGCGCGCGCGGGTGGCCCGGGTGCTGGGCTGCGAGCCGAAGGAGGTGTGCTTCACCGGCTCGGGCTCGGAGGCGGACGCACTGGCGCTCAAGGGCGTGTGGCTCGGGAGGAAGGAGCCGCGGCGGCGGCGCGTGGTGAGCTCGGCCATCGAGCATCCCTCGGCGCTGGCGGCGCTCCACCACCTGGAGACCCTGGGCGCGGAGGTGGTGCGGCTGCCACCGGACCACACGGGCCAGGTGCCGAGGGAGGCGCTGCTCGAGGCGCTGACACCCGACACGCTGCTGTGCTCGCTGATGTGGGCGAACAACGAGACGGGCGTGGTGCAGCCGGTGGCGGACGTGTCGCGCGCGTGCCGTCAGCGCGGCATCCTGTTCCACACGGACGCGGTGCAGGCGGCGGGAAAGCTGCCCCTGCGCCTGGGCGAGGTGGACGCGGACCTGCTGTCGCTCTCGGCGCACAAGTTCGGAGGACCCGCGGGCGCGGGAGTGCTCGTGGTGCGCAAGGGGGTGGACGTCCAGGCGCTGACGCCCGGGCACCAGGAGGCCGGACGACGCGGGGGCACCCAGAACGTCCCCTACGCGGAGGCCTTCGCCCTGGCGCTGGAGCTGGCCCACCAGGAGCAGCCGGCCTTCGCGGAGCGGGTAGGCGCCCTGCGCGACACCTTCGAGCACGAGGTGCGCGCCCGGCTCGCGGACGTGACGGTGAATGGCGAGGCGGCCCCGCGGGTGCCCAACACGAGCAGCCTCACCCTGGAGGGCGCGGATGGCGAGGCGCTGCTCATCGCCCTGGACCTGGACGGCATCTGCGCCTCGTCGGGAGCGGCCTGCGCCTCGGGGACGTTGACGCCCTCGCACGTGCTGCGGGCCATGGGGCTCACCCCGGCGCGCACCCACTCCACCCTGCGCTTCTCCCTGGGCCCCACCACGACTCGGGAGGAAGTCGACCGCGTCGTGGAAGCGCTCGTCCGGCACGTGCCCCGGGCCCGTGAACTGAACACCCCCTAG